GAAAAAACCGTATTTTGGATATAATTTCATAAATTTATCTTCCTTCACCCATAAGGCACAAAACTCATGAAAAAAATCGCAATTATCGGTCGTCCAAATGTTGGAAAAAGCTCACTTTTTAATCGCTTAGTAAAAAAAAGAGATGCTATTACCTCTGACCTTGCTGGAACTACCAGAGATATAAAAAGAAGAAATGCCATCATCATAAACAAACAAGTAGAACTTTTAGATACAGGCGGACTTGACAAAGGATGCGAACTTTTTGACAAGATAAAAGAGATGTCACTAAAAGCAGCTTATATGGCTGATATCATTCTCTATGTAGTAGATGGAAAGAGTATCCCAGAAGAAGAGGATAAAAAACTCTTTTATGAACTTCAAAACTTAGGAAAAGATGTAGCCCTAGTTGTAAATAAGATAGACAATGACAAGATGAAAGATAATCTTTGGGACTTTTATGAGTTTGGAACCGATGCTATCTTTGGCATCTCAGTTTCACACAATAGAGGAACAGTAGAGCTTTTAGAGTGGATAGCTTCTTGTGTTCCTGATAGCGATATCGTAAAAGAAGAAGATGCAGAGGACGATGTAAGGATTGTTAAAGAGGAAGCCATTGATGATGAAGAGTTTTTCTCACAGCACTCATTTTCTGATCAAGATGATGATGACTACATCTACTGGGATGAAGAAGAGGTAGAAGATGATTCTGTTTTTGCAAACAATGACCTTATAAAAGAGCATGATGAGGATGACGAAGATCATATCAAGATAGCCATTATTGGGCGAACAAATGTTGGAAAAAGCTCACTGCTAAATGCACTTTTAGGTGAAGAGCGCTCAGTTGTAAGCAGTGTAGCTGGAACTACAATAGATCCAATTGATGAGACTATAGACTACAAGGGCAAGCAACTCACTTTTGTAGATACTGCAGGTCTTAGAAGAAGAGGTAAGATTTTAGGTATTGAGAAGTACGCTTTGATGAGAACTACTGAGATGCTAGAAAATGCAAATATGGCTCTTATAGTCTTAGATGCAAGCGAACCTTTTTTAGATTTAGATGAAAAAATTGCAGGACTTGTTGATAGCAATAGACTTGCATCTATCATAGTTTTAAACAAGTGGGATATTTCAAAAAGAGATGAGCATGATAAAATCATAAGAGAAGTAAGAGACAGATTTAAGTTTTTAGCTTACGCACCCATTATCACACTCTCTGCAAAGTCACACCAGAGGGTAGATAAGCTTCACGATATGATTTTAGAGATAAATGAAAACTACTCTCAAAGAATACCAACATCAAAGATAAACGAAGTTATAGAAAAAGCTCTAAGACGCCATACCTTGCCAAGCGTAAGCGGTCAGGTTATCCGCATCTACTATGCGACTCAGTATGAGACAAGACCACCAAAGATTGCCATCATCATGAACAAACCAAGTGGACTCCACTTTACGTATAGAAGATACTTAACAAACAAACTTAGAGAGGCTTTTAACTTCAGTGGAACACCACTACTTTTTAAAGCGAAGAAAAAAGGAGAAAAATAGTGCCTTTGGCATAAGCCATATGAAAGACTTTTTCCATCAGTGTTTTCACTGTGGTAGACAAAGAGTCTAAGAATGTAAAAAAAGTGTAGTAAAGCACGAAATTAGAGCTAGATTTAAAAGTTTTTTTCTAAGCTTAAAACATAGTAGTTTGAGCCACCGTGTTTAACACTGTTGATAAGACCAAAAATACCTGAGCGGTGCTTTATGGCAAAACCTAGATAGGTCTCTCTTAGTGCCTCATATCTAAAAAGTTTTCCAATATCAAAATCCACACTAAAGTCTATATAGTTTAAAAATTTTGAATTGTAATCATTTTTTTCTATTGCTTCTACTTTTTCAAAGTAAAGAAGAGAGCTTGTGTATGATATGCCATCTCCAAAACCGAGTCTAACTCTGTTTTGCCAAAAGTCGATGTTGTAGTAAACTTTTATATAGATAGTTCCCTCATAAACATCACTCTGCGTGGAAGCCTCATCAAAATAAGCCAGACCACCCTTTAGATAAAAATCAAGTGGCAGATCAAAAGCATCTTTTTTTAAAAGATACCCAACATCTAAAGAAGTGACTCTTAAATCGTGTTCAAAAGATTGTATATCTAAACACAATGCCTGCCCAAAGTCGCTATCTGTAACTTTACCATGCGCTATTCTAAGGGAGTAGTTATTATCCGCACCAAGACTTAAAGTTAAAAAAAGTAAAAGTAAATACTTCAACACTTTTACTGTTTATGAATCTAGTGGTTCTAAGTCTTTTATAGACATTTTACTGTGATCTACTATCTTCGTGTGGAGACGGCGAAGTGCTTTTGAAGCCCTCTCAGATGCCAAGTCTATAGCTGTCTCTAAATCCTCATCTCGCTGGTTTATAATAACTGGTTCATTATGAGCTATGCGGATATCAAACTCTACAGAAATTCCTTTTTTTTCAGTTTTAACCATAACATTTGTACTTGTAATATCAAGTGAATATTTAGAAAATCCCTCAATCGCTGACTCAATAAGAGCTTTGTTATTTTCATTTAGTTTCACATCTTTTGAACGAATCTGTACATTCATCATATATCCTTTATTTTGTAGCCATTGGCAACCTTATATATGTGAAAATAATAGCCAAATAAAGCTGAGACTGCTATAATAATGTAAAAAATTTAGGATTTTAGAAGATGAGAGTATTTACAGGAATTCAACCCTCAGGAGATTTGCATATAGGTAACTATTTTGGTTCCATAAAGCAGATGGTAGATGCACAAGCGTCAAGTGAAACTTTTGCTTTTATAGCAAACTATCATGCAATGACTAGTGTTAGAGATGGAGATAGGCTGGCAAAACTTACTATGCAATGTGCAACTGACTTTTTAGCTCTTGGCATTGACCCAAACAAATCAACATTTTGGATACAGTCTGATGTAAAAGAGGTACTAGAGCTTTACTGGATTTTATCATCTTTTACTCCTATGGGACTACTAGAGCGCGCACATAGTTATAAAGATAAAACTGCAAAAGGCATAGCTGCAAATCACTCTCTTTTTTCTTATCCTGTTTTAATGGCTGCTGATATCTTAATCTTTGGGGCAGATGTTGTTCCGGTTGGAAAGGACCAGATCCAACATGTTGAGATAGCAAGAGATATAGCTATAAAATTTAACAACGCTTATGGAGATATCTTTACCATACCAGAGTTTCGCATTCAAGAGGAGATACAAACAGTCCCAGGCATTGATGGACAAAAGATGTCAAAGAGTTATAACAATGTTGTAAATATTTTTGGGCAAGAAAAAGAGCAGATGAAGACCATAAAAAAGATAGTGACCGAGAATGTAGCACTAGAAGAACCAAAAGAGTTTGAGGGCTGTAATGTTTATAATATGGCAAAACTCTTTTTACAAGGTGATGAGTTAGTGGCTCTTCAAGAGAGATATAAAAGAGGTGGCGAGGGACATGGTCATTTTAAACTCTACTTGCATGAAGTTATATGGGAGTATTTTAGAGACTTTAGAGAGCAAAGAGCTTATTTTGAAGCTCATCAAGATGAGGTAAAAGAGATATTAGATAGAGGAGCTTCAAAAGCTAGAGCTGTAGCACTTCCAATGATAGAGAAGATAAGAGAAGTAACGGGGCTTGTGTTTTGACCTCTTTTTTCATCATATATTACACTATAATTAAAAAATAAAAATATTTAAGAGGAAAAAAGTGTGGTAGATGTAGTACTTTATATACATATATTAGCAGCAACTGCATGGATAGGTGGGGCACTTCTACTTTTTGCTTTAGGTATCTTGCTAAAAGAAAAAGAGGCACAAGTGCAAACATATGAGCATCTAGGACCGCTATATGGATATTTTGAGACTTTTTGGCTTGTAGTTTTACTTAGTACAGGAACATTCCTCTTTTTTAATTTTAATCTTATAGAAGTTTTAACGCTTGATGTTGATGAGTCAAAACTTGGTTATATGATGAGCAATAAACTCTTTTATGTTGGTGCGATTACAATTTTTACGATTGTGCACATGAGGATTGCACTAAAGACGCATAAAAACGAACGTTCTATAATCCAAAAGATAGTCTCACGCGCAAGTTCTATGATGATTTTCTTTTTAAACCTTATTGTCTTATGGTACGCAATGCAGCTAAGACACATACTCTCTTAGCTCTATATCTCTTGATTTTTCCATGCCTCTATAGCATCTACGAGATTTTCAAAACCGCTTACTCTTCCAACTATGAAGATTTCATCAAAAACAAAGCAAGATATGTTTCCGTTTGGCTCTAGCAAAAACATAGCGTTTTCATCTTCTGCTCTTTTGTCGCTAGAGAGAACTCTCATGCCATCTATGGTGTCGTTGATAGTTGGAATATCGTCATACTCAATGCCTATGAGCTTTTTGCCATCACTAAAATAATCAGCCATCTTTCGCCTCTTTTGTTTTTGATATAATTTTATAATTTTTAAGTTAATAAGATTTCAAACTAACCATAAGTGAAGATATGAAAAAAACTTTTTTTGAGACCATCAGAGTTGCTGATGGAAATATTTTACATTTAGATTATCATCAAAAACGATATGAGAGTGTTTTGTCTTTACTAGATGCAAAAGAGTTTAAAAATTTAAAAGAGTATATAAAACCACCTAGCTCAGGGCTTTATAGATGTAGAATAGTTTATGACGAAAATGAGCTAGGTGTGGAGTTCTTTAAATATAAAAAGAGAGAGATAAAGAGTCTAAAACTTGTTTATGATGATGAGATTACATATGCTTATAAGTCAAGCCAAAGAGAGCATCTTGATAAGCTTTTTACGCAAAGAGGATTATGTGATGATGTTTTGATAGTAAAAAATTCGTTTATAACTGATACAACTATCGCAAATGTTGCTTTTTTGAGAGATGGACTTTGGTATACTCCTAAGACACCACTTCTTTGCGGGACTACAAGAGAGAGACTTCTTGATGAGGGAAAAATAATACTAAAAAATATAAGAGTAGATGAGCTAAGTTTGTACTCAGGTTTAGCACTTATGAATGCTATGATAGATTTTGATATAATTACGCTAGATAATTTAAAGGATACTATTTGTTAGAGAGTCTTACAAACAACAAAGAGTTTGCACAACTGATGCAAAAACACACACAAGAAGTCATCATCCACTTCTTTAAAGAAGAGCAAAATTTTGGAATACTGTGTAAGATAGAAGATGTTGAGTTTTCTCCAGCCCTCCCACAAGATATAATCTCAGAGTTTCGCCCACTCACGCTCTTTTTTTTAGCAGGATATACATTTGAGACTGCACATATAAAAGATGATTACTTGACATTTGAAGCTGGTTTTGGAGCTGAAAATTTTGGAAGCATTGTGAGCGTACCACTCTATAGTATTATGCAAATCATAGTAGATGAGACTCCAGTGATGATAAATCTGTCAAATCAAAAAATAGAACAAAAACCTAAAAAAGTAGTGGATAAAAAAGGAGTTGAGGACTCGATGGCAACATTTCTCTCAAACCCAGAAAATTCTAGGTTCGTGAAAAAGTAGTTATATTTTGTTTAAAGATAAAAGATAGTTTACAACATTATCTACAAAAGCATCGTGCTTTCTCTCTTTTAAGTAAGCTATATAGAAATTTCTCTCTATCTTGTAATTTTTAAGCCTAGCTTCAAAAAGCCTTCCTGAATCTAGCTCAGACTGTATGACATGGCGAGACATTATGGAAACAAGTGGTCTTGATGCATTTTTATCTGCGTTTAAGATAGACTCTTTTATAGAAGTAGGAGAGGCAAGTACTGCTAAAACATTGAAGTTTGCACACTGAACGCCCAGCTCTTCAAAAACCTCAGAAGTGAGTCTTCTAGTGTGCGAGTCTTCATTTCTACAAATCCAGTCAAAGTCAAATAGTTCCTCTGAACTTACTTGTTTTTTGATAGGTTGGTTTGAAAAAAGAACAAGTTCATCTTGGACCCACTCTCTATATATTATGCCATCTCTAAAAACAGGTGATTCTATAAGGGCTAAGTCTATCTTTTTCTCTTCAAGTTGATCTATAATGTTTGATGATAAGTCTACATGCATATAGACTTCGTTATCTATTCGTTTTTTGATTTCGCCTAGATAGTTTGGAAGTACATAGTTGCCTATGGCATTTGAGCTACCCATGATAAATGTGAACTCTTTATTTATAATCTTAAGAAGCTCTTTTTCACCATTTACAATGGCCTTGTCAAGTTTTGTTGCAATCCTATATAGATCTTCACCCTCTTTAGTGAGTAAGATGCCATTCTTTTTTCGCTCAACAATTTTAGTATCAAGATAGTCTTCTATAAACTTAATCTGTTGAGTAACCGCTGGTTGAGATATACCTAATTTAGCTGATGCCTTAGAGAAACTCTTCTCTTTTATGACCATTAAAAAGGTCTGTAACTTGGCAAAATCTTTTAACATAATAATTCCTATAAGTTTAATGAATAGTTGAAATTATAACTCAATATTATAATTATTGCAATAGTTTTGTATAATTTATGAGTATTTAGTTATAATAAACTAAATTAACAATAAATTAGAGCAAAAACAGATGGAAAAAATATTTGAAAAACTTAATGATTCTCAGAGTCAAGCAGTAAAACAATCTGAGGGTCCTGTGCTAATACTCGCAGGAGCAGGAAGTGGCAAAACCACGACTATAGTTTCTCGCCTTGCTTATCTTATACAGGTCTTGGGCATCCCAGCATCAAACACTCTAACGCTTACCTTTACAAACAAAGCAGCAAAAGAGATGAGAGAGAGAGCTTTGAGTATGATAGGCGATGCTGCATCATATCCTCCACTTCTTTGCACATTTCATAAGTTTGGATTGCTCTTTTTAAAGTTTCATATACATCTGTTAAATAGGCAAAACAACTTTGTAGTTATAGATACAGATGATAAAAAAAGAATCATCAAAAAGATAAACTCAGAGATACCAACTCCACTAATAGCAAGTGAGATTTCAAGGTATAAAAACTCACTTCTTACCCCAGATGATGCTTATAAACAAGCTGAATTTTTCAACTATCAACAAATCGCAAAAGTTTATGAAGAGTATGAGTCCTATCTAAAAGAGAATAACTTAGTTGATTTTGATGATCTTATAGCTTTAACGTATAGACTTTTAGATGAAAACCCAGATCTAGCGAAAACTACATCGCAAAAGTATAGCTATATTATGATAGATGAGTATCAAGATACAAATGAGCTACAATTAAAACTGCTGCAAAAACTTTGTACGGCTCACAACAATATCTGCGTAGTTGGAGATGATGATCAAAGTATCTATGGTTGGCGTGGTGCAAATATACGAAATATTATGGAGTTTCATGAGGATTTTCTTGGTACTTCTGTCTTTAAACTTGAAAACAATTACCGCTCAAAAGAGCCCATACTCAAAGTTGCTAATGCACTTATAGAGCATAACCGCTCAAGACTTGGCAAAAAACTTATAGCAACAAGAGGCAGTGGCGAGGATGTGACAATACTTAACTCTTATGATGAAAATGAAGAGGCAAGAAAGATAGCTGCGAAGATAAAAAACCTTCTAGACTCAGGTGTCAGGCCAAATGATATAGCGATACTTTACCGCGTAAATGTTTTAAGCCGCTCCATAGAAGAGGGACTCAACCGTGCGAGAATAGCTTACAAACTCGTTGGAGGATTGAGATTTTATGATAGAGCTGAGATAAAAGACCTTATAAGTTACATCAGAATTATTACAAACTTTCATGATGATTTTTCTTTTAAAAGGGTTGTAAATAAACCAAAGAGAGGCTTAGGAAAAGCTAGTGTAGAAAAGATAGAGCTTGCAGCTCACAGGGCATCTTCATCCATCTATGAGTACATAAAAACAGCCTCAATAGAAGAACTTGAAGCACTTGTAAAAAAGAAAAATTCCAAAACCCTAAAAGAGTTTATAAAAAATCTCGAAGAAGTCTCAAGAGTCGCTACAGACTCAACTTATGAGTTTATAGATATTTTAGAAGAGACATTTAAGTTAAAAAACATCTATACAGGGATGGTTGATGAGGCTGAGAGAGTCTTAAATATGGACGAGTTTTATGGACTCTTTCGTGATTTTGTTAAAAAGTCTCCAGAATCAGGTTTGGATGAGTTTTTAAATGAGCTAACTCTTCAAAGTGAACAAGATCAAGTTGAGGGCGAGAGCATCTATATGATGAGTATTCACGCTTCAAAAGGTTTAGAGTTTGACCATATCTTTATCATAGGGCTTGAAGAGGGCTTTTTGCCTCTTGTGGGCGATGGAAGCGACTTAGAAGAAGAGAGACGTTTAGGTTATGTCTCTTTTACAAGAGCAAAAGAGACCCTTACACTCTCCCATGCACTAAGTAGATTTTACAAAGGAAGAAGAAGTGACTTACAAAAGAGTAGATTCTTCAATGAATCTGGACTTTGTGAGGGTTCACTAAAGCTAGAGAAAAATACAGTTTTTAAAAAGGGCGACTTGGTTCGTCATAAAGTCTTTGGAACGGGCAGAGTAGCTGGTGTGGCAAAAAGTGGGCGAGAGTTTAAGTTAAATATAA
This genomic stretch from Sulfurimonas hongkongensis harbors:
- the der gene encoding ribosome biogenesis GTPase Der yields the protein MKKIAIIGRPNVGKSSLFNRLVKKRDAITSDLAGTTRDIKRRNAIIINKQVELLDTGGLDKGCELFDKIKEMSLKAAYMADIILYVVDGKSIPEEEDKKLFYELQNLGKDVALVVNKIDNDKMKDNLWDFYEFGTDAIFGISVSHNRGTVELLEWIASCVPDSDIVKEEDAEDDVRIVKEEAIDDEEFFSQHSFSDQDDDDYIYWDEEEVEDDSVFANNDLIKEHDEDDEDHIKIAIIGRTNVGKSSLLNALLGEERSVVSSVAGTTIDPIDETIDYKGKQLTFVDTAGLRRRGKILGIEKYALMRTTEMLENANMALIVLDASEPFLDLDEKIAGLVDSNRLASIIVLNKWDISKRDEHDKIIREVRDRFKFLAYAPIITLSAKSHQRVDKLHDMILEINENYSQRIPTSKINEVIEKALRRHTLPSVSGQVIRIYYATQYETRPPKIAIIMNKPSGLHFTYRRYLTNKLREAFNFSGTPLLFKAKKKGEK
- the hpf gene encoding ribosome hibernation-promoting factor, HPF/YfiA family; translated protein: MNVQIRSKDVKLNENNKALIESAIEGFSKYSLDITSTNVMVKTEKKGISVEFDIRIAHNEPVIINQRDEDLETAIDLASERASKALRRLHTKIVDHSKMSIKDLEPLDS
- the trpS gene encoding tryptophan--tRNA ligase — encoded protein: MRVFTGIQPSGDLHIGNYFGSIKQMVDAQASSETFAFIANYHAMTSVRDGDRLAKLTMQCATDFLALGIDPNKSTFWIQSDVKEVLELYWILSSFTPMGLLERAHSYKDKTAKGIAANHSLFSYPVLMAADILIFGADVVPVGKDQIQHVEIARDIAIKFNNAYGDIFTIPEFRIQEEIQTVPGIDGQKMSKSYNNVVNIFGQEKEQMKTIKKIVTENVALEEPKEFEGCNVYNMAKLFLQGDELVALQERYKRGGEGHGHFKLYLHEVIWEYFRDFREQRAYFEAHQDEVKEILDRGASKARAVALPMIEKIREVTGLVF
- a CDS encoding aminotransferase class IV family protein — its product is MKKTFFETIRVADGNILHLDYHQKRYESVLSLLDAKEFKNLKEYIKPPSSGLYRCRIVYDENELGVEFFKYKKREIKSLKLVYDDEITYAYKSSQREHLDKLFTQRGLCDDVLIVKNSFITDTTIANVAFLRDGLWYTPKTPLLCGTTRERLLDEGKIILKNIRVDELSLYSGLALMNAMIDFDIITLDNLKDTIC
- a CDS encoding LysR family transcriptional regulator, which codes for MLKDFAKLQTFLMVIKEKSFSKASAKLGISQPAVTQQIKFIEDYLDTKIVERKKNGILLTKEGEDLYRIATKLDKAIVNGEKELLKIINKEFTFIMGSSNAIGNYVLPNYLGEIKKRIDNEVYMHVDLSSNIIDQLEEKKIDLALIESPVFRDGIIYREWVQDELVLFSNQPIKKQVSSEELFDFDWICRNEDSHTRRLTSEVFEELGVQCANFNVLAVLASPTSIKESILNADKNASRPLVSIMSRHVIQSELDSGRLFEARLKNYKIERNFYIAYLKERKHDAFVDNVVNYLLSLNKI
- a CDS encoding ATP-dependent helicase, with amino-acid sequence MEKIFEKLNDSQSQAVKQSEGPVLILAGAGSGKTTTIVSRLAYLIQVLGIPASNTLTLTFTNKAAKEMRERALSMIGDAASYPPLLCTFHKFGLLFLKFHIHLLNRQNNFVVIDTDDKKRIIKKINSEIPTPLIASEISRYKNSLLTPDDAYKQAEFFNYQQIAKVYEEYESYLKENNLVDFDDLIALTYRLLDENPDLAKTTSQKYSYIMIDEYQDTNELQLKLLQKLCTAHNNICVVGDDDQSIYGWRGANIRNIMEFHEDFLGTSVFKLENNYRSKEPILKVANALIEHNRSRLGKKLIATRGSGEDVTILNSYDENEEARKIAAKIKNLLDSGVRPNDIAILYRVNVLSRSIEEGLNRARIAYKLVGGLRFYDRAEIKDLISYIRIITNFHDDFSFKRVVNKPKRGLGKASVEKIELAAHRASSSIYEYIKTASIEELEALVKKKNSKTLKEFIKNLEEVSRVATDSTYEFIDILEETFKLKNIYTGMVDEAERVLNMDEFYGLFRDFVKKSPESGLDEFLNELTLQSEQDQVEGESIYMMSIHASKGLEFDHIFIIGLEEGFLPLVGDGSDLEEERRLGYVSFTRAKETLTLSHALSRFYKGRRSDLQKSRFFNESGLCEGSLKLEKNTVFKKGDLVRHKVFGTGRVAGVAKSGREFKLNINFAGTKRDILASFVERL